In Lascolabacillus massiliensis, a single genomic region encodes these proteins:
- the rsxC gene encoding electron transport complex subunit RsxC, giving the protein MLKTFRIGGIHPKENKISAGKSIQEIEIPEQVIIPLSQHIGAPCQPIVKKGDKVKVGTQIGKSVGYVSANIHSPVSGTVLKIDKALDSSGYRRDAIYIKTEGDEWEDSIDTSSNLIRELSFSSEEILDKISKAGIVGMGGATFPTHVKLTPPPGTKPEILIVNGVECEPYLTSDHALMLEKTEEILVGTTIVMKALKVSKAIIGIENNKKDAISRFRQLVKSYPNISVEALKVQYPQGGEKQLIDALIGRQVPSGALPISVGAVVQNVGSIYAIYEAVQKNKPLVERVVTVTGNDVKQPMNILSRIGVPLSNLIDKAGGLPESTGKIVSGGPMMGKAIASVDIPVTKGTSGILIIPTLEAKREAMRDCIRCTKCISVCPMGLNPTLLMNLTEYEVWDRAESNYITDCIECGSCSYTCPSHRPLLDYIKLGKGKVNTIIRARKN; this is encoded by the coding sequence ATGTTAAAAACATTCAGAATTGGCGGTATTCACCCTAAAGAGAATAAGATATCGGCAGGAAAATCAATACAAGAAATTGAAATTCCTGAACAGGTGATTATACCATTGTCTCAACACATAGGAGCTCCTTGCCAGCCTATTGTAAAAAAAGGAGATAAAGTCAAAGTAGGAACTCAAATAGGTAAATCGGTAGGATATGTATCAGCAAATATCCACTCACCAGTTTCCGGGACTGTATTAAAAATAGATAAAGCTCTCGACTCAAGCGGATATAGAAGAGATGCAATCTATATTAAAACGGAGGGTGATGAATGGGAAGACTCAATTGATACAAGTAGTAATTTAATAAGAGAATTAAGTTTTTCTTCGGAAGAAATACTTGATAAAATATCAAAAGCCGGAATAGTTGGAATGGGTGGTGCAACTTTCCCAACACATGTAAAACTCACACCTCCACCGGGAACAAAACCTGAAATATTAATTGTAAACGGGGTTGAATGTGAGCCTTACCTCACTTCGGATCATGCATTAATGCTTGAAAAAACTGAAGAGATTTTAGTTGGCACAACAATCGTAATGAAGGCATTAAAAGTTAGCAAAGCAATTATTGGAATTGAGAATAACAAAAAAGATGCTATTTCACGATTCAGACAACTGGTCAAATCATATCCCAATATTTCTGTAGAAGCACTTAAAGTACAATATCCCCAGGGTGGTGAAAAACAGCTTATTGATGCTTTAATTGGCAGACAAGTTCCTAGTGGAGCTTTACCAATATCTGTTGGAGCTGTTGTGCAAAATGTTGGAAGTATTTACGCAATATATGAGGCAGTACAAAAAAACAAACCACTTGTAGAACGAGTTGTTACCGTAACAGGTAATGATGTAAAGCAACCGATGAACATATTGTCCAGAATAGGAGTACCACTAAGTAATCTTATTGATAAAGCGGGCGGATTGCCTGAATCAACTGGAAAAATAGTCAGTGGCGGACCAATGATGGGCAAAGCGATTGCAAGTGTAGATATTCCTGTAACTAAAGGTACTTCAGGAATTTTAATAATCCCTACCCTTGAAGCTAAGCGTGAGGCTATGAGAGACTGCATACGCTGTACAAAATGTATTAGTGTATGCCCTATGGGACTCAATCCTACATTACTTATGAATCTTACTGAGTATGAGGTATGGGATCGTGCGGAATCAAATTATATCACTGATTGTATAGAGTGTGGATCATGCAGTTACACTTGTCCTTCACATCGCCCTCTGCTTGATTACATTAAATTGGGTAAAGGCAAAGTAAATACAATTATCAGAGCAAGAAAAAATTAA
- a CDS encoding Fe-S cluster domain-containing protein, with amino-acid sequence MSVLLTAVATLGAIGAGSAAILYMVGQKFKVEEDPRIQEVQDSLPAANCGGCGFPGCASFAAACVKAETMDNLYCPVGGQNTMDRVAEILGRKAPVAVKKIAVVRCSGTCESRPRTNIYDGVSNCTIAAALYGGDTGCSFGCLGMGDCVESCTFDAIHINPETMLPEVVEDKCTACGACVKACPKDIIELRKQGPKSRRIYVSCVNEEKGGVARKSCEVACIGCTKCQQVCPFEAITIENNLAYIIDDKCRLCRKCVPVCPTNSILELNFPPKKEKPGTQLEEAVAIKS; translated from the coding sequence ATGAGTGTATTACTAACTGCCGTTGCAACACTTGGAGCCATAGGCGCAGGAAGCGCTGCGATACTCTACATGGTGGGGCAAAAATTTAAAGTAGAAGAGGATCCTCGCATACAGGAGGTACAGGACTCTTTACCTGCAGCCAACTGTGGTGGTTGTGGTTTTCCCGGATGTGCATCATTTGCTGCTGCATGCGTGAAAGCTGAAACTATGGACAATCTTTATTGTCCTGTTGGAGGTCAAAATACAATGGATCGGGTTGCTGAGATACTAGGTAGAAAAGCACCTGTTGCTGTAAAAAAAATAGCTGTCGTAAGATGTAGCGGAACCTGTGAAAGTCGTCCTCGTACAAATATTTATGATGGCGTTTCTAACTGTACAATTGCAGCTGCTCTTTATGGGGGAGATACAGGTTGTTCTTTCGGGTGTCTGGGAATGGGAGACTGTGTTGAGTCATGTACATTTGATGCAATTCACATAAATCCCGAAACCATGCTTCCGGAAGTAGTAGAAGATAAATGTACTGCCTGCGGAGCATGTGTAAAAGCCTGTCCTAAAGATATCATTGAGTTAAGGAAACAAGGACCTAAATCACGCCGTATATATGTAAGCTGTGTGAATGAAGAGAAAGGAGGCGTTGCCAGAAAATCCTGTGAGGTAGCCTGTATAGGCTGTACAAAATGCCAGCAGGTATGTCCTTTTGAGGCAATTACAATTGAAAACAACCTTGCTTATATTATAGATGACAAATGCCGTCTATGCCGCAAATGTGTACCTGTTTGTCCTACAAATTCTATTCTGGAACTCAACTTTCCTCCAAAAAAAGAGAAACCTGGAACACAATTAGAAGAAGCGGTAGCAATCAAATCTTAA
- a CDS encoding SoxR reducing system RseC family protein: MIEHEGIIEKISGDQITVRIIQKSACSACHAKGACMAADSKEKIVSISDSSGRFNEKELVIIEGKKSIGYNAILWAFVIPLIILISILVISLNNLKLSEIEAALGSIAALIPYYFILYLLRNKMANSFKFSIKKTN, from the coding sequence ATGATAGAGCACGAAGGAATTATCGAAAAAATCAGCGGAGATCAAATAACCGTTCGAATTATACAAAAGTCGGCATGCAGTGCGTGCCATGCCAAAGGTGCATGTATGGCAGCCGATTCTAAAGAAAAAATCGTTAGCATTTCAGATTCTTCAGGTCGGTTCAACGAAAAAGAACTGGTGATTATTGAAGGAAAGAAATCAATCGGTTACAATGCAATACTATGGGCATTTGTAATACCGCTCATTATTTTAATCTCAATTCTGGTAATTTCATTAAACAATTTAAAGCTTAGTGAAATTGAAGCAGCATTAGGCTCAATAGCTGCACTTATCCCCTATTACTTTATCCTGTATCTGTTAAGGAACAAAATGGCGAATTCGTTTAAATTCAGTATTAAAAAAACAAATTAA
- a CDS encoding aconitate hydratase, with translation MIFDIDIIRKVYEQLPEKIKQVREALQRPLTLTEKVLLTHLSDGVPIKNYKRAGDYVNFAPDRVAMQDATAQMALLQLMNSGRTKVAVPSTVHCDHLIQAYKNAEADLETANITNREVYEFLRDVSNKYGIGFWKPGAGIIHQVVLENYAFPGGMMIGTDSHTPNAGGLGMIAIGVGGADAVDVMAGLPWELKMPKIIGVKLTGKLSGWSAPKDVILKVAGILTVKGGTNAVIEYFGEGAKTLSATGKGTICNMGAEVGATTSIFPFDDKSADYLEQTSRKEVADEARKIMEHLQPDQEVVDNPEMYYDQLIEINLSELEPHINGPFTPDAAYTISEFGEAVRKNNWPRKMEVGLIGSCTNSSYEDLTRAVSIVKQAGEDHVPVKAQFLINPGSEQIRYTAERDGILQVFEDAGATIIANACGPCIGQWKREDANDRKNSIVTSFNRNFAKRNDGNPNTHAFVTSPELVAALTIAGDLCFNPLTDTLINEYGKEVKLKEPTGFEMPPNGYEVKDAGYIEPALNGSEVQISIDPNSNRLQKLEPFPAWDGEDLTNLPLLIKVKGKCTTDHISMAGPWLRFRGHLDNISDNMLIGAVNAFNDKTNAVLDPETNEYINVPALARKFKSRGVGSIVVAEENYGEGSSREHAAMEPRHLNVKVILVKSFARIHETNLKKQGMLALTFVNNDDYNKVQERDKISILGLKDFAPDRNLTVQLLHADGTIDTFEVSHTYNEQQVEWFKAGSALNAMK, from the coding sequence ATGATTTTTGATATTGACATTATTCGTAAAGTATACGAGCAACTGCCTGAAAAGATAAAACAGGTAAGAGAAGCTTTGCAGAGACCTTTAACTCTAACAGAGAAAGTTTTATTGACTCATCTTTCTGATGGTGTTCCAATTAAAAACTATAAACGCGCAGGTGATTATGTGAATTTTGCACCAGATAGGGTAGCAATGCAGGATGCTACAGCACAAATGGCACTACTACAGTTAATGAATTCTGGTCGCACTAAAGTTGCTGTTCCTTCCACAGTTCACTGTGACCACTTGATACAGGCCTATAAGAATGCTGAAGCAGACCTTGAAACAGCAAATATTACCAATAGAGAAGTGTATGAATTCCTTCGTGATGTATCTAATAAGTACGGAATTGGTTTTTGGAAACCGGGAGCCGGTATAATTCATCAGGTAGTTCTGGAAAACTACGCATTTCCGGGTGGTATGATGATTGGAACTGATTCACATACCCCAAATGCAGGAGGACTGGGAATGATTGCTATTGGTGTAGGAGGTGCGGATGCTGTTGATGTAATGGCAGGGTTACCATGGGAACTGAAAATGCCTAAGATAATTGGTGTTAAGCTTACAGGCAAACTTTCAGGATGGAGTGCCCCAAAAGATGTAATACTGAAAGTGGCTGGTATTTTGACTGTCAAAGGTGGAACAAATGCAGTGATAGAATACTTCGGAGAGGGTGCAAAAACACTTTCTGCAACAGGAAAAGGAACAATCTGTAATATGGGAGCTGAAGTAGGTGCTACTACCTCAATATTTCCTTTTGATGATAAGTCGGCCGACTACTTAGAGCAAACTTCACGTAAAGAAGTTGCTGATGAAGCACGTAAAATTATGGAGCATCTGCAGCCAGACCAGGAAGTAGTTGATAATCCAGAAATGTATTATGATCAGCTTATTGAGATTAATCTTTCAGAACTTGAACCACATATAAACGGACCATTTACTCCTGATGCGGCATATACTATATCTGAATTTGGAGAGGCTGTCAGAAAGAACAATTGGCCACGTAAAATGGAAGTGGGTTTGATTGGATCATGTACAAACTCATCGTATGAGGACCTTACCAGGGCTGTTTCAATTGTTAAGCAGGCAGGTGAAGATCATGTGCCGGTTAAAGCGCAGTTCTTAATTAATCCAGGTTCTGAACAGATACGATATACTGCTGAACGTGATGGTATTTTACAGGTGTTCGAAGATGCAGGTGCAACAATTATCGCAAATGCTTGCGGTCCATGTATCGGACAATGGAAGCGTGAAGATGCTAATGATAGAAAGAACTCTATAGTAACTTCATTTAACAGAAACTTTGCAAAAAGGAATGATGGAAATCCAAATACGCATGCATTTGTTACTTCACCTGAACTTGTAGCTGCACTTACAATTGCTGGTGATTTATGTTTTAACCCTTTGACTGATACTCTGATTAATGAGTATGGTAAGGAGGTAAAACTAAAAGAGCCTACAGGATTTGAGATGCCACCAAATGGGTATGAAGTTAAGGATGCGGGGTACATTGAACCTGCTTTAAACGGTAGTGAAGTTCAGATTTCTATCGACCCAAATTCTAATCGTCTTCAGAAGCTTGAACCGTTTCCTGCATGGGATGGAGAGGATTTAACTAATCTACCTCTGCTTATAAAAGTTAAAGGTAAATGTACTACTGACCATATATCAATGGCAGGTCCATGGCTCCGTTTCAGAGGTCATCTGGATAATATTTCTGACAATATGCTTATAGGTGCTGTTAATGCTTTTAATGATAAGACTAATGCGGTATTGGACCCAGAAACCAACGAATATATAAATGTTCCTGCCCTGGCACGTAAATTTAAATCGCGTGGAGTTGGATCAATTGTTGTAGCTGAAGAAAACTATGGCGAAGGATCAAGCAGGGAACATGCGGCAATGGAGCCAAGACATCTTAATGTTAAGGTAATTCTTGTAAAATCATTTGCCAGAATACATGAGACTAACCTTAAAAAACAAGGAATGCTTGCACTAACATTTGTAAATAATGATGATTACAATAAAGTACAGGAAAGAGATAAGATATCCATCTTAGGACTTAAAGATTTTGCTCCTGACAGAAACCTGACTGTACAGCTTCTTCATGCAGATGGAACAATTGATACTTTCGAGGTTTCACACACTTACAATGAGCAACAGGTTGAGTGGTTCAAAGCAGGAAGTGCATTAAATGCTATGAAGTAG
- the icd gene encoding NADP-dependent isocitrate dehydrogenase — protein sequence MKLSKEVDELIAADNPVIPYIEGDGIGKEITPFVKKIIDAAVEKSYGNKRKIEWIEVLAGEKAFNEIGTWLPDETIEAFRVNKIGIKGPLTTPVGEGIRSLNVALRQELDLYVCLRPVRWFKGVVTPLLHPEKVSVTIFRENTEDIYAGIEWAAGTAEAKKFLSFLKNEMGVNKIRFPESSSFGVKPVSREGTERLVRASIEYAIKNRLPSVTLVHKGNIMKFTEGGFKKWGYDLAEREFPDQTFTEHRFNQIKLEKGLNKAVEMYNEAVSTGKVFIKDVIADAFLQNTLLKPEEYSVIATLNLNGDYISDQLAAMVGGIGISPGANINYLTGHAIFEATHGTAPDIVGKNVANPCSMLLSGVMMLEHLGWSESGKLITSSLEKLFENGYGTPDLARFMENGKPLSTSEFSNKVIENL from the coding sequence ATGAAGTTATCAAAAGAGGTGGATGAACTTATTGCAGCAGATAATCCGGTTATACCTTATATTGAAGGTGATGGTATAGGTAAAGAGATTACTCCTTTCGTAAAAAAGATAATTGATGCTGCTGTTGAAAAGTCTTATGGCAACAAAAGGAAAATAGAATGGATCGAAGTTCTTGCAGGTGAGAAAGCATTTAATGAAATAGGTACCTGGCTTCCGGATGAAACTATTGAGGCTTTTCGTGTAAACAAGATTGGAATAAAAGGTCCGCTAACTACTCCTGTTGGTGAAGGTATCAGATCTTTAAATGTAGCTTTAAGACAGGAACTGGACCTATATGTTTGTTTGCGACCTGTTCGATGGTTTAAAGGAGTGGTGACTCCATTGCTGCATCCTGAAAAGGTTAGTGTAACAATATTCAGGGAAAATACAGAAGATATATATGCAGGTATTGAGTGGGCGGCAGGTACAGCAGAAGCAAAAAAGTTCCTGAGTTTTCTCAAAAATGAAATGGGTGTCAATAAGATTCGATTCCCTGAAAGTTCATCATTTGGGGTAAAGCCTGTGTCACGTGAGGGTACAGAGCGTCTTGTTCGCGCATCTATAGAATATGCAATTAAAAACAGGCTGCCCTCTGTAACGCTGGTTCATAAGGGGAATATTATGAAATTTACAGAAGGAGGATTTAAGAAGTGGGGATATGATCTGGCTGAACGTGAGTTTCCTGACCAGACATTTACAGAGCACAGATTTAATCAGATTAAGCTTGAGAAAGGATTAAATAAAGCTGTAGAGATGTATAATGAAGCAGTAAGCACAGGAAAGGTTTTCATAAAGGATGTTATTGCTGATGCATTTCTGCAAAATACTCTTTTAAAACCTGAAGAATATTCTGTTATTGCAACTCTGAACCTTAATGGTGACTATATATCAGATCAATTGGCTGCTATGGTAGGTGGTATTGGAATTTCTCCCGGAGCAAATATAAACTATCTTACAGGGCATGCAATATTTGAAGCCACTCATGGAACAGCTCCTGATATTGTTGGAAAAAATGTAGCAAATCCATGTTCAATGCTTTTGTCAGGAGTTATGATGCTAGAGCATTTGGGCTGGAGCGAGTCAGGAAAGCTTATAACATCATCACTTGAAAAGCTTTTTGAGAATGGGTATGGTACTCCCGACCTGGCCAGGTTCATGGAAAATGGGAAACCATTATCTACTTCCGAGTTTTCAAATAAAGTTATCGAGAACTTATGA
- a CDS encoding citrate synthase, whose translation MNNEELTQILSDSIAFTSNIDKNLFTKMGVKRGLRNEDHSGVLAGLTRIGDVVGYERQEDGSLKPIPGKLYYRGLDVEELVAGIQKENRLGFEETIFLLLSGRLPLKEELEATKSLIAETMPLNHMATMNILALQGKNIMNILARSVLELYCYDENPDDISPNNLIHQSINLIAKFPTIIAYAYQVLRHDVRGRSLHVRLPHPEKSVAENFLFMMKGPNKYTELDIKILDLALILHAEHGGGNNSTFSVRVTSSTETDTYSAIAAGIGSLKGPLHGGANVKVMGMLEDMKKNISDWEDANQVDEYLRKILRKEAFDKTGLIYGLGHAVYTISDPRTGLLKEMARDLAKEKGREKEFALMELIENRIVEVFRESKKSNAKANVCVNVDFYSGFVYDAIGLPTEVFTPLFAMARIVGWSAHRIEEMNFSSKRLIRPAYKNVRELQGFIPINERK comes from the coding sequence ATGAACAATGAAGAATTAACACAGATCCTTTCGGATTCAATTGCGTTTACCAGCAACATAGATAAAAATCTATTTACTAAAATGGGTGTTAAGCGTGGACTACGTAATGAAGATCATTCAGGTGTTCTTGCCGGCCTAACACGCATAGGTGATGTCGTGGGTTATGAACGACAGGAGGATGGTTCACTCAAACCTATTCCGGGTAAACTATATTACAGAGGGTTGGATGTAGAAGAGCTGGTTGCAGGTATTCAGAAAGAGAATCGCTTAGGATTCGAGGAGACAATTTTTCTATTGCTTTCAGGACGTCTTCCTCTAAAGGAAGAGTTAGAGGCAACAAAAAGCCTGATCGCTGAAACAATGCCTCTGAATCATATGGCAACAATGAATATTCTTGCTCTTCAAGGGAAAAACATTATGAATATACTTGCAAGAAGTGTTCTTGAATTATATTGCTATGATGAAAATCCCGATGATATATCACCTAATAATCTTATACATCAATCCATAAATCTAATTGCAAAGTTCCCTACTATAATCGCTTATGCTTATCAGGTATTAAGACATGATGTTCGTGGTAGATCCTTGCACGTTCGTCTTCCACATCCCGAGAAGTCGGTAGCTGAGAACTTCCTCTTTATGATGAAGGGACCTAACAAATATACCGAGCTGGATATAAAAATACTTGACCTTGCATTAATTCTGCATGCAGAACATGGTGGTGGTAATAACTCTACTTTCTCTGTACGCGTAACAAGCTCAACTGAAACAGACACCTATTCTGCAATAGCTGCAGGTATTGGATCATTAAAAGGTCCGCTTCATGGCGGTGCAAATGTCAAAGTGATGGGTATGCTGGAGGATATGAAAAAAAATATCTCAGATTGGGAAGATGCTAATCAGGTAGATGAGTATTTAAGAAAGATTCTAAGGAAAGAAGCTTTTGACAAAACCGGTCTAATATATGGTTTAGGACACGCTGTTTACACAATAAGTGATCCACGCACAGGATTGCTGAAAGAGATGGCAAGAGACCTGGCAAAGGAAAAGGGACGCGAAAAAGAATTTGCTCTCATGGAACTTATTGAGAACCGTATAGTGGAAGTATTCAGAGAGTCAAAAAAGTCCAATGCTAAGGCTAATGTCTGTGTGAACGTAGATTTTTATTCAGGATTTGTATATGATGCAATCGGATTACCTACAGAAGTATTTACTCCACTTTTTGCAATGGCACGTATCGTGGGGTGGTCGGCTCACCGAATTGAAGAGATGAACTTCTCCAGTAAAAGATTAATTCGTCCTGCCTATAAGAATGTTCGTGAATTACAGGGTTTCATACCTATAAATGAGAGAAAGTAG
- a CDS encoding NADP-dependent isocitrate dehydrogenase encodes MQKIKVDNPVVELDGDEMTRIIWSFIKEELILPYLDIDIKYFDLSIQHRDATDDKVTIDAAEAIKKYNVGIKCATITPDEARVKEFGLKSMWKSPNGTIRNIVGGTVFREPIICRNIPRYVQGWTKPIIIGRHAFGDQYKATDTVISGKGKLTMTFTGENGEVKTWEVYDFKGDGVAMAMYNTDESIYGFARSSFQIALKENYPLYMSTKNTILKAYDGRFKDIFQEVYENEFKEKFEMAGLTYEHRLIDDMVASAMKWNGGFVWACKNYDGDVQSDTVAQGFGSLGMMSSVLITPDGKTVEAEAAHGTVTRHYRQHQQGKETSTNPIASIFAWTRGLSHRGKLDNNEPLIDFCEKLEKVCIETVEGGQMTKDLALLVHGPEVSRDKWLTTREFLEALKRNLDEKISNN; translated from the coding sequence ATGCAGAAAATAAAAGTAGACAATCCAGTTGTTGAACTGGATGGGGATGAAATGACGCGTATTATTTGGTCATTTATTAAAGAGGAACTTATATTACCCTATTTAGATATAGATATAAAGTATTTTGATTTAAGTATTCAGCATCGTGATGCCACTGATGATAAAGTAACCATTGATGCTGCTGAGGCTATCAAAAAGTATAATGTAGGAATTAAGTGTGCCACCATCACTCCAGATGAGGCTAGAGTAAAGGAGTTTGGACTAAAAAGTATGTGGAAGTCTCCAAATGGTACAATCCGAAATATTGTTGGAGGTACTGTTTTCAGGGAACCAATTATATGCAGAAATATTCCCAGATATGTTCAGGGATGGACAAAGCCAATTATAATTGGGCGTCATGCTTTTGGAGATCAGTATAAGGCTACCGACACTGTAATAAGTGGAAAAGGTAAGCTCACTATGACTTTTACAGGAGAAAATGGTGAAGTTAAAACTTGGGAAGTATATGACTTTAAGGGAGATGGCGTTGCAATGGCAATGTATAATACTGATGAATCTATTTATGGTTTCGCCAGATCTTCATTTCAAATAGCCCTAAAAGAGAATTATCCATTATATATGTCCACAAAGAATACAATTCTTAAGGCTTATGATGGACGTTTCAAAGATATTTTTCAAGAGGTTTATGAGAATGAATTCAAAGAAAAATTCGAAATGGCCGGACTTACCTACGAACATCGATTAATTGATGATATGGTTGCATCGGCAATGAAATGGAACGGAGGATTTGTATGGGCTTGCAAAAACTATGATGGAGATGTGCAATCAGATACTGTTGCACAAGGTTTCGGCTCTCTAGGGATGATGTCTTCTGTTTTAATTACACCCGACGGTAAAACTGTTGAAGCAGAAGCTGCACATGGTACTGTAACACGTCACTATCGTCAGCATCAGCAGGGTAAGGAAACAAGTACAAATCCAATTGCATCTATCTTTGCATGGACGAGGGGCTTGTCTCATCGAGGAAAACTTGATAACAATGAGCCACTGATAGATTTTTGTGAAAAGCTTGAAAAGGTGTGTATAGAGACTGTAGAAGGGGGACAAATGACTAAGGATCTGGCGTTGCTTGTTCATGGACCAGAAGTTTCACGTGATAAATGGTTAACAACACGTGAGTTCCTGGAAGCTCTGAAAAGGAATCTGGACGAAAAAATATCCAATAACTAA
- a CDS encoding elongation factor G translates to MKVYKTNEIKNIALIGNSGSGKTTFAEAMLFESGLIRRRGTIEGKNTVSDYFPVEKEYEYSVFPSVISYEWKDKLMNFIDCPGSDDFVGGVVTALNVTDLALMLIDAADGVEVGTINQFRYVDELKKPAVILVNGMDHEKADYENTLSSLKEVYGNKIVPVQYPIGNGAAFNGIIDVLKQKYYHWEPGATAPAVLEIPENEKERAAEYYQVLLEAAAENDEGLMEKFFDQGTLTEEEMRDGIHKGMLNHSLYPVFCASAEKNMAVHRIMNFLSMVAPSPDDMPAPKNSDGVEVAPDSSAPTSLFFFKTTVEPHIGEVSYFKVMSGVVKEGDDFTNTNRQSKERLAQIFTVAGQMRNKTEQLQAGSIGVAVKLKDVRTGNTLNAKGSDHIFNFIKYPEPRYRRAIRALNESNSEKMNEALNRMREEDPTWIVEISKELKQTIVSGQGEFHLKTLKWRIENNDKIEIEFLEPKIPYRETITKAARADYRHKKQSGGAGQFGEVHLIIEPYTEGMPLPEIYKFNGQEFKIQNRDTQVINLDWGGKLVFVNSIVGGSIDARFMPAILKGIMGRMEQGPLTGSYARDVRVIVYDGKMHPVDSNEISFMLAGRNAFSTAFKNASPKILEPIYNVTVSVPGDYMGDVMSDLQGRRAIIMGMESEKGFEKLNAKVPLKEMNTYSTSLSSITGGRGSFSMKFASYELVPSDVQEKLLKEYEEQEKED, encoded by the coding sequence ATGAAAGTTTACAAAACAAACGAAATTAAAAACATAGCCCTGATTGGAAATTCAGGGTCAGGTAAGACCACTTTCGCTGAAGCAATGCTTTTCGAGAGTGGTCTGATAAGACGTCGCGGTACAATAGAAGGAAAAAACACAGTAAGTGATTATTTTCCGGTTGAAAAGGAGTACGAATACTCTGTATTCCCATCTGTAATTTCATATGAATGGAAGGATAAGTTAATGAATTTCATTGACTGTCCGGGTTCAGACGATTTTGTTGGTGGTGTTGTTACCGCTCTTAATGTTACAGATTTGGCTTTAATGCTTATTGATGCAGCAGATGGCGTGGAAGTTGGAACTATAAACCAGTTTCGTTATGTTGATGAACTAAAGAAGCCTGCTGTAATACTTGTTAACGGAATGGACCATGAAAAAGCTGATTATGAAAACACATTATCCAGCCTGAAAGAAGTATATGGAAATAAAATTGTTCCTGTTCAATATCCAATTGGTAATGGAGCAGCATTTAATGGCATCATTGATGTTCTGAAACAGAAGTATTACCATTGGGAACCGGGAGCCACTGCACCTGCAGTACTTGAAATACCAGAAAACGAAAAAGAAAGAGCTGCAGAATATTATCAGGTTCTATTGGAAGCTGCAGCAGAAAATGATGAAGGACTGATGGAGAAATTCTTCGATCAGGGAACTTTAACAGAAGAAGAGATGCGTGACGGTATACATAAAGGTATGCTAAATCACAGTTTGTACCCGGTTTTTTGCGCTTCTGCAGAAAAAAATATGGCTGTTCATCGCATAATGAATTTCCTGAGTATGGTTGCTCCATCTCCAGATGATATGCCTGCACCTAAGAACTCAGATGGTGTGGAGGTTGCTCCGGACTCTTCTGCTCCTACAAGTCTGTTTTTCTTTAAAACCACCGTTGAACCTCATATTGGAGAAGTAAGTTACTTCAAGGTTATGTCGGGAGTAGTTAAAGAAGGAGATGATTTTACAAACACAAACCGTCAGTCAAAAGAGAGACTTGCACAGATTTTCACAGTTGCTGGACAAATGCGTAATAAAACAGAACAGCTTCAAGCAGGAAGCATTGGTGTTGCTGTTAAACTTAAAGATGTACGCACTGGTAATACATTAAATGCTAAAGGATCTGATCATATATTCAACTTTATTAAATATCCGGAACCACGTTATAGAAGAGCTATAAGGGCGCTTAACGAATCGAATTCCGAGAAAATGAATGAAGCTCTGAATCGCATGCGTGAAGAGGATCCAACATGGATTGTAGAAATATCAAAAGAACTTAAACAGACAATTGTATCTGGACAGGGTGAGTTCCACCTTAAAACACTCAAATGGCGTATTGAAAACAATGATAAAATAGAAATTGAATTTCTTGAGCCAAAAATACCATATCGTGAAACTATAACAAAAGCTGCACGTGCTGACTATAGACACAAAAAACAGTCAGGTGGTGCCGGACAGTTTGGTGAAGTTCATCTTATTATTGAACCTTATACAGAAGGTATGCCATTACCTGAAATTTATAAATTCAATGGTCAGGAATTTAAGATTCAGAATAGAGATACACAAGTTATAAATCTTGACTGGGGTGGTAAACTTGTATTTGTAAATAGTATTGTTGGAGGTTCAATTGATGCAAGATTCATGCCTGCAATTTTAAAAGGAATCATGGGTAGAATGGAACAAGGTCCTCTGACAGGATCTTATGCCCGAGATGTCAGAGTAATTGTTTACGATGGTAAAATGCACCCGGTTGACTCAAATGAAATCTCTTTCATGCTTGCAGGTAGAAATGCATTCAGTACTGCCTTTAAAAACGCCTCACCTAAAATACTTGAGCCAATATATAATGTAACAGTTTCTGTTCCCGGCGATTATATGGGTGATGTTATGAGTGACCTTCAGGGACGTCGTGCAATTATCATGGGTATGGAAAGTGAAAAGGGATTTGAAAAATTGAATGCTAAGGTTCCTTTAAAGGAGATGAACACCTATTCAACTTCATTAAGTTCTATTACCGGTGGTAGGGGTTCATTCTCAATGAAATTTGCAAGTTATGAGCTTGTTCCTTCAGATGTACAGGAAAAACTTCTTAAAGAGTACGAAGAACAGGAGAAGGAGGATTGA